In the Candidatus Binataceae bacterium genome, CCAGCAGTGTTGCCGCGTGCCCGCTGATGCTCCGGTTGCATGCCTCGCGGATCGCCGGGTGCGTGTCGTAGACCTCCTGCACCATCGTCCCCGCCAGGCAGGTAAAGTCGGGCAACTCTCCCGTCAGCAGCGCCTTACGAAAGTCCACATAGGCCAGCAACCGCTCCAGCGGGTCGGCTAGCTGGTGGTAGGACGCGGAGCCAAACTGCGCCTCCGTGCCCTCAATCCAATAGTCGGCCGCGGCCAGCGCCAGTTCGTCCTTGCTGTCAAAGTGGTGGAAGAAGCTTCCTTTGGTCAGACCAGCCGCCTCGCAGACGTCCTCAACCCGCGTGGCGGTATATCCCTTGACGCGGATCACCCGGATCGCAGCCTGCAGGAGTTTGGTTTTCGATTCGTGTCTCGCTTCGGCTATCGGCATCTTGGTACCAACCAGTGGGTATGCGTGTACTATATTGACTGGTTGGCACGCTGATCAAGATGAATCTTTGCTAACCGCCCAGTTCTTTCGTCTTCG is a window encoding:
- a CDS encoding TetR/AcrR family transcriptional regulator; translated protein: MPIAEARHESKTKLLQAAIRVIRVKGYTATRVEDVCEAAGLTKGSFFHHFDSKDELALAAADYWIEGTEAQFGSASYHQLADPLERLLAYVDFRKALLTGELPDFTCLAGTMVQEVYDTHPAIREACNRSISGHAATLLADIEEAMRQRGMRPEWTAESLALYTQAALQGAFILAKARGGAAIAAQCIDHLRRYIELLFQPSPRSAPPGPSGISARVPKRRRRAK